One Crocosphaera sp. UHCC 0190 DNA window includes the following coding sequences:
- a CDS encoding DEAD/DEAH box helicase, whose amino-acid sequence MARPSKIKYDRGTLIFHPPPKGKEWMEFATWDDRIEKFRVPAIYYRSLIETLQAHNLEFIDEAKEFLPLDLTPSFEREPYLHQKEALEAWKQSGRQGVVVLPTAAGKTYLAQLGMIATPRTTLILVPTLDLMHQWYAQMMAAFPDIEVGLLGGGSRDRTPILIATYNSAAIHAETLGNRYALLIFDECHHLPTDFFRVIAEYSIAPYRLGLTATPERADGNHRELDSLIGQVVYRKGVKELSGDTLADHKVVEIKVKLSQTERKRYDQAMQIRNDFLRKSNISLGSLNGWQIFVQASARTPAGRRAMLAHREAKEIAAGTEGKLRVLTELVCEHHQDSLLIFTNDNATVYRISQEFLIPAITHQTAVKERHDVLTRFREGIYKSLVTSHVLNEGVDVPEVKVAIIISGTSSAREYVQRLGRILRKGKGKNKLATLYEIVAEDTSEERISQRRKEGLQTPKPQQLELLPSPYEMPSKKPFRAAESSPKKWGEEE is encoded by the coding sequence ATGGCACGTCCCAGTAAAATCAAATATGATCGCGGTACTTTAATTTTTCATCCTCCCCCAAAAGGTAAAGAATGGATGGAATTTGCTACTTGGGACGATCGCATTGAAAAGTTCCGAGTACCAGCTATTTATTATCGTTCTTTGATTGAAACTTTACAAGCTCATAATCTTGAGTTTATAGATGAGGCCAAAGAATTTTTGCCCCTGGACTTAACCCCCAGTTTTGAACGGGAACCCTATCTCCATCAAAAAGAGGCTTTAGAGGCGTGGAAACAGTCAGGCCGGCAAGGAGTCGTCGTTTTACCTACCGCCGCCGGAAAGACCTATTTAGCTCAGTTAGGGATGATTGCTACCCCTCGCACTACCTTAATTTTAGTGCCTACTTTGGATTTAATGCACCAATGGTATGCCCAAATGATGGCTGCCTTTCCTGATATCGAAGTAGGCTTATTGGGGGGAGGTTCCCGTGATCGCACACCGATTTTAATTGCTACTTATAACAGTGCGGCGATTCATGCGGAAACCTTGGGAAATCGCTATGCTTTGCTGATTTTTGACGAATGTCACCACTTACCAACTGATTTCTTTCGAGTGATTGCGGAATACTCCATTGCGCCTTATCGTTTAGGGTTAACCGCTACCCCGGAACGAGCAGACGGGAATCATCGTGAGTTAGATAGTCTAATTGGTCAGGTGGTTTATCGCAAGGGGGTTAAGGAACTTTCGGGGGATACTTTAGCTGATCACAAAGTCGTTGAAATTAAGGTTAAACTCTCACAAACTGAACGAAAACGTTATGATCAAGCCATGCAAATTCGTAATGATTTTTTACGGAAATCTAATATTTCCTTAGGCAGTTTAAATGGTTGGCAAATATTTGTGCAAGCGAGTGCGAGAACTCCCGCAGGAAGACGGGCTATGTTAGCTCATCGAGAAGCAAAAGAAATTGCCGCAGGAACCGAGGGAAAATTACGAGTTTTGACAGAATTAGTTTGTGAACATCATCAAGATTCTTTGTTGATTTTTACCAATGATAATGCCACAGTTTACCGTATTTCTCAAGAGTTTTTAATTCCGGCGATCACCCATCAAACCGCAGTTAAGGAACGTCATGATGTTTTAACACGCTTTCGAGAGGGTATTTATAAAAGTTTAGTGACTTCCCATGTTTTGAATGAAGGGGTTGATGTACCAGAGGTCAAGGTTGCGATTATTATATCAGGAACCAGTTCTGCAAGAGAATACGTGCAAAGATTAGGACGTATTTTACGCAAAGGCAAGGGAAAGAATAAGTTAGCAACTCTCTATGAAATTGTGGCAGAAGATACCAGTGAGGAAAGAATCTCTCAGCGAAGAAAAGAAGGACTTCAAACCCCAAAACCTCAACAGTTGGAATTATTACCTTCTCCTTATGAAATGCCCTCTAAAAAGCCTTTCCGTGCGGCTGAATCTTCTCCTAAGAAATGGGGAGAGGAGGAGTGA
- a CDS encoding type II toxin-antitoxin system HicA family toxin, which yields MPLKPLPYREMKRKLEAARFEVVSQKGSHVKFAIEIIDRIMRSFKDK from the coding sequence ATGCCGCTTAAACCTCTGCCTTATCGTGAAATGAAACGCAAACTAGAGGCAGCAAGGTTTGAAGTGGTGAGTCAAAAAGGGAGTCATGTTAAGTTTGCTATAGAAATAATCGATAGAATTATGCGCTCTTTTAAAGATAAATAA
- a CDS encoding type II toxin-antitoxin system HicB family antitoxin, which translates to MKQSFTARIFQEGTWFVAQCLEVDVASQGETETEALNNLQEALELHFEPPCVTIIPELQKIEVEVNAA; encoded by the coding sequence ATGAAGCAATCATTTACAGCTAGAATTTTTCAAGAAGGTACTTGGTTTGTTGCTCAATGTTTAGAGGTTGATGTTGCTAGTCAAGGGGAAACGGAAACTGAGGCGTTAAACAATCTTCAAGAGGCGTTAGAATTACATTTTGAACCGCCGTGTGTCACAATTATTCCTGAATTACAGAAAATAGAGGTTGAAGTTAATGCCGCTTAA
- a CDS encoding ABC transporter substrate-binding protein, with translation MTQKNETPILILSLLITAGILGGGYWYFTQKSGETTSNNPPQLPNNNQVNSRISLGDELLIAADSTPQKKAGIAAFKQGNYTEAIAQFKDSLNLQQNDPETRIYLNNAKAATNNPITIAVVVPIGGNLNIAKEMLRGVAQAQNQVNQEGGINGKSLQVVIVNDDNNPETAAKIANELVQDNSILAVVGHNSSDATLGAAPIYEKGQLVMISPTSDAKQISTLGDYIFRTVPSIRFQADQLSRYLINTAKKTNIAICFDSSAEYSKSLKEEFTSAIFADGGKVIEINCDLEAANFNALDAISEATKQGADSLLLIPTVNNINPAIEVAQANQNRLLLLGSSTLYTFETLKAGQKAVTGMILAVPWYPDTVGGNGFISQAKQLWGGDVNWRTASAYDATMAIITALKQGNLDRQSLQKNLSNPNFSAQGAGEMIKFLPSGDRNGGSILITIIPGNKSSTGFDFVPLK, from the coding sequence ATGACTCAAAAAAACGAAACTCCAATTCTTATTTTATCCCTCCTCATTACTGCCGGAATTTTAGGGGGTGGTTATTGGTATTTTACCCAAAAATCAGGAGAAACTACCTCAAATAATCCCCCTCAATTACCCAATAATAATCAAGTAAACTCTCGTATTAGTTTAGGGGATGAACTCTTAATTGCGGCTGACAGTACACCTCAAAAAAAAGCAGGAATAGCTGCCTTTAAACAAGGAAATTATACAGAGGCGATCGCACAATTTAAAGATTCATTAAACCTACAACAAAATGATCCAGAAACTCGGATCTATTTAAACAATGCCAAAGCAGCAACTAATAACCCGATCACAATTGCGGTTGTGGTTCCCATTGGTGGAAATTTAAACATTGCCAAAGAAATGTTAAGAGGGGTTGCCCAAGCACAAAATCAAGTTAATCAAGAGGGTGGAATTAACGGAAAATCCCTACAAGTTGTCATTGTTAATGATGATAATAACCCCGAAACTGCGGCAAAAATAGCCAATGAATTAGTGCAAGATAACAGCATTTTAGCTGTGGTTGGTCATAATTCCAGTGATGCCACATTAGGGGCAGCACCCATCTATGAAAAAGGGCAATTAGTGATGATTTCTCCTACCAGTGATGCCAAACAAATTTCAACATTAGGGGATTATATTTTTCGGACTGTTCCTAGTATTCGTTTCCAAGCCGATCAATTATCTCGTTATCTAATTAATACGGCTAAAAAAACTAATATTGCTATCTGTTTTGATTCCAGTGCAGAATATAGTAAATCCTTAAAAGAAGAGTTTACTTCCGCCATTTTTGCTGATGGAGGCAAAGTAATTGAAATTAATTGCGATTTAGAAGCAGCTAATTTTAATGCTTTAGATGCTATTTCTGAAGCAACAAAACAAGGGGCAGATAGTTTATTATTGATCCCTACAGTTAACAATATTAATCCTGCCATTGAAGTTGCACAAGCCAATCAAAATCGTTTATTATTATTAGGAAGTTCTACCCTTTATACCTTTGAAACCCTCAAAGCAGGACAAAAAGCAGTGACAGGAATGATATTAGCTGTTCCTTGGTATCCTGACACAGTAGGGGGCAATGGTTTTATTAGTCAAGCTAAGCAATTATGGGGGGGTGATGTGAATTGGCGTACTGCCTCAGCTTATGATGCAACTATGGCGATTATTACTGCTTTAAAACAGGGTAATCTAGATCGTCAAAGTCTTCAAAAAAACCTCTCCAATCCTAATTTTTCCGCTCAAGGGGCAGGGGAAATGATTAAATTTCTACCATCAGGCGATCGCAATGGTGGTTCAATTTTAATTACAATTATTCCTGGCAATAAAAGCAGTACAGGTTTTGATTTTGTCCCTTTAAAATAG
- the grrM gene encoding cyclophane-forming radical SAM/SPASM peptide maturase GrrM/OscB has protein sequence MNNELIDISSFGPISLVVIQPTPFCNLNCDYCYLPSRDLKHKLSLDLIEPIFKALFTSPFLGEYLDICWHAGEPLAVPISFYEEVFKQIEITNQKYNSQQIPICHSIQTNGTLINQAWCDLFKQHNICVGVSIDGPDFLHNSHRQTRTGLGSHESVMRGIRYLQKNEIYFNIIAVITQKSLDYADEIFNFFWDNGIIDVAFNMEEIEGINQISSLEKAGTEKRYYDFMQRFWELTAQTNDQLKVREFESICGLICDNKRLAKTDMNHPFGIVNIDYLGNFSTFDPELLSIHTEPYGDFILGNVLTDTFESICNSEKFKQIYQDMTKGVDSCRQTCDYFGVCGGGAGSNKYWENGSFNSTATKACNYRIKLITDLVLEELEKSFNLSTL, from the coding sequence ATGAACAATGAATTGATTGATATTTCATCTTTTGGGCCGATTAGTTTGGTGGTGATTCAACCCACACCTTTTTGTAATTTGAATTGCGATTATTGTTATTTACCCAGTCGAGACTTAAAACATAAACTTTCTCTTGATCTGATTGAACCAATTTTTAAAGCTCTTTTTACCAGTCCTTTTCTGGGGGAATATCTTGATATTTGTTGGCACGCAGGAGAACCTTTAGCGGTGCCGATTTCTTTCTATGAAGAAGTTTTTAAACAAATTGAGATTACTAATCAAAAATATAATTCGCAACAAATTCCGATTTGTCATTCTATTCAAACGAATGGAACCCTAATTAATCAAGCTTGGTGTGATTTATTTAAACAGCATAACATCTGTGTTGGTGTTAGTATTGATGGCCCAGATTTTTTACATAATTCTCATCGACAAACTCGCACAGGTTTGGGCAGTCATGAAAGTGTGATGAGGGGTATTCGTTATCTACAAAAAAATGAGATTTATTTTAATATAATTGCTGTTATTACCCAAAAATCCTTAGATTATGCTGACGAAATTTTTAATTTTTTCTGGGATAATGGGATTATTGATGTTGCCTTTAATATGGAAGAAATAGAAGGAATTAATCAAATATCTTCTTTAGAAAAAGCAGGAACTGAAAAGCGTTATTATGATTTTATGCAACGATTTTGGGAATTAACAGCACAAACGAATGATCAACTGAAGGTAAGAGAATTTGAGTCAATTTGTGGTTTGATTTGTGATAATAAACGTCTGGCAAAAACAGACATGAATCATCCCTTTGGTATTGTTAACATTGATTATTTAGGAAACTTTTCAACCTTTGATCCTGAATTATTATCTATCCATACTGAACCCTACGGCGATTTTATTTTAGGCAATGTTTTAACTGATACATTTGAATCCATTTGTAACAGTGAAAAATTCAAACAAATTTATCAAGATATGACCAAAGGAGTTGATTCCTGTCGTCAAACCTGTGATTATTTTGGGGTTTGTGGTGGGGGTGCAGGGAGTAATAAATATTGGGAAAATGGCAGTTTCAATTCCACAGCAACCAAAGCTTGTAATTATCGTATTAAATTAATTACTGATTTGGTTCTAGAAGAATTAGAAAAATCCTTCAATTTGTCAACTCTGTAG
- the grrA gene encoding GrrA/OscA1 family cyclophane-containing rSAM-modified RiPP, whose amino-acid sequence MQLTTKITCVGFLLAVSTLTASVTQANSTLSNANLTIESRLSRLTEAMQERGIELSDENQADDLMARGWGDGRGGTWVDTRRGGFANNHGGGGFINRNPWGDRGGFYNRRPWGNGSFINRW is encoded by the coding sequence TTGCAACTGACGACTAAAATTACCTGTGTTGGATTTCTCTTAGCCGTTTCTACCTTAACCGCTTCTGTTACTCAGGCTAATTCCACTTTATCCAATGCTAATTTAACCATAGAAAGTCGTCTTTCTCGCTTAACAGAAGCCATGCAAGAAAGAGGGATTGAATTATCAGATGAAAATCAAGCAGATGATTTAATGGCAAGAGGTTGGGGAGATGGACGTGGAGGAACTTGGGTTGATACCCGTCGAGGAGGTTTTGCCAATAATCATGGTGGTGGGGGGTTTATTAATCGTAATCCTTGGGGAGATAGAGGCGGTTTTTACAATCGTCGTCCCTGGGGAAATGGGAGTTTTATTAATCGTTGGTAA
- the grrA gene encoding GrrA/OscA1 family cyclophane-containing rSAM-modified RiPP, with product MQITTKITFVGFLLAVATLSISAVASTEMSNNKSVTGKIEHRLSRITEAIQQRDIQSLDTFEKEGGQQIAGGFGNRVGGGGFGNIGGGGGGFTNRGGGGGGFANVGGGGGGFVNRSPWTDRGSFFNR from the coding sequence ATGCAAATTACCACTAAAATTACTTTTGTGGGTTTCTTATTAGCCGTTGCTACTCTGAGCATTTCCGCAGTAGCAAGCACCGAAATGTCCAATAATAAGAGTGTTACAGGTAAGATTGAGCATCGTCTTTCTCGGATTACAGAAGCGATACAACAGCGAGATATTCAATCCCTAGACACATTTGAGAAAGAAGGAGGGCAACAAATAGCCGGAGGTTTTGGTAATCGCGTGGGTGGGGGTGGCTTTGGTAATATTGGAGGTGGGGGTGGTGGCTTTACTAATCGTGGCGGTGGTGGCGGCGGTTTTGCCAATGTTGGGGGTGGGGGTGGCGGTTTTGTCAATCGGAGTCCTTGGACAGATAGAGGTAGCTTTTTTAACCGTTAG
- the grrP gene encoding extracellular substrate binding-like orphan protein GrrP, giving the protein MFKKVSLIALSWLAILAIPSQSLAETVIERVARTGTLTVGARVDLVPYSYVNDKEELTGYSMDLIELIREQLEKDLGKKVKLNIVVDDEIGDRIQSVINGEIDIVCDTIFTWQRDKFVDFSLAYTVSGIKLLVKKESNLSSPESFKGKRIGIVKNSLRQEAIKVIESQVTIVNLNSLEEGLKAVADGKIDGFAFDGTILEGMRQTLANPDAYKVVPNESYFRHGIACMVPENDSTFLNLVNYTIAKMMDGYLTGDSRYVEMINRYFGKDGIVTIQPDVIRNFFEMMIITREQIPPKEISAE; this is encoded by the coding sequence ATGTTTAAGAAAGTATCATTAATTGCCTTAAGTTGGCTGGCGATTCTGGCTATCCCTAGCCAAAGTTTAGCAGAAACTGTGATTGAAAGGGTAGCGAGAACAGGCACATTAACCGTTGGCGCGAGGGTTGATTTAGTTCCCTATTCCTATGTGAACGATAAAGAAGAGTTAACGGGTTATTCTATGGATTTAATTGAATTAATTCGGGAACAGTTAGAAAAAGATCTTGGAAAAAAAGTTAAACTTAATATTGTGGTAGATGATGAAATTGGTGATCGCATTCAAAGTGTTATTAACGGAGAGATAGATATTGTTTGTGATACAATTTTTACTTGGCAACGGGATAAATTCGTTGATTTTTCTTTGGCTTACACCGTATCAGGGATTAAGTTATTAGTCAAGAAAGAGAGTAATTTATCTTCCCCGGAATCTTTTAAAGGTAAACGGATTGGTATTGTTAAAAATTCCCTGCGTCAAGAAGCCATTAAAGTGATTGAATCTCAGGTGACAATTGTTAATCTTAATAGTCTAGAAGAAGGGTTAAAAGCAGTAGCAGACGGTAAAATTGATGGGTTTGCTTTTGATGGCACTATTTTAGAAGGAATGCGGCAAACATTAGCCAATCCTGATGCTTATAAAGTCGTGCCGAATGAGTCTTATTTTAGACATGGAATTGCTTGTATGGTTCCTGAAAATGATTCGACTTTTTTGAATTTGGTTAACTATACTATTGCGAAAATGATGGATGGTTATCTAACAGGTGATTCTCGCTATGTTGAGATGATTAATCGTTATTTTGGCAAGGATGGTATTGTCACAATTCAACCTGATGTAATTCGTAATTTCTTTGAGATGATGATTATTACTCGTGAGCAAATTCCCCCCAAAGAAATATCAGCAGAATAG
- a CDS encoding MGH1-like glycoside hydrolase domain-containing protein, which produces MAATNQNAENARLKASAEGVSWKKWGPYLSERQWGTVREDYSDDGNAWDYFSHDQARSRAYRWGEDGLGGISDDHQILCFALALWNGNDQILKERLFGLTNSEGNHGEDVKEYYFYLDSTPTHSYMKYLYKYPQAEYPYEDLVKTNQQRSRDELEYELLDTGIFDDDRYFDVFVEYAKADTEDILIKISVANRGPETANIDVLPTLWFRNTWSWADGGVKPIIQKVGNSAIHAHHTDPLFQELLTDYYLYCDRTVPLLFTENETNNARLFGAPNPSYYVKDGINNYVVNGQRDGVNPSQTGTKCSPHYHLTVEAGATEVISLRLTKTAPSEIDDPFATFESTFGTRLQEADTFYDSVIPPSIKSDSDAVASPQRDRINVMRQALGGMLWTKQYFYYDVDKWLEEHNINPLLGSEQRSQIRNGEWFHMYSDDIISMPDKWEYPWFAAWDLAFHMLPLGIVDSDFAKEQLDLMLRNDYIHPNGQIPAYEWNFSDVNPPVHAFATMQIYLMDKARNGGKGDLDFLKYAFSKLLINFTWWVNRKDSDGNNAFEGGFLGLDNIGVFDRSSPLPTGGSLEQADGTAWMVFFSQQMLRIAVELALHDPLYEEFVSKFFEHTMWIAGAMDRRGDNKDEMWDEEDGFFYDVLKLPDGTAMRLKVRSLVGLLPLAAVAIFDADDIAKLPHFYKRAEAFWTRHFDLIENIHLPIKQGAAGRYMLSVFTEEKLRKVLARMLDENEFFSPYGIRSLSRYHEDHPFIFHHAGEEFRVDYLPGDSNTGMFGGNSNWRGPVWMPVNMLFVTALQRLYTFYGDGFKVECPTGSGQYMNLLEVSLELSERLTRLFLKDSNGNRPVYGSAEKFQKDPHWRDLVLFYEYFHGDNGAGIGASHQTGWTGCVASLIQRSGILTPDVVKELLGSSDIELDAIRKFQGQ; this is translated from the coding sequence ATGGCCGCTACGAATCAAAATGCTGAAAACGCCCGATTAAAAGCAAGTGCAGAAGGTGTATCCTGGAAAAAATGGGGCCCTTATTTAAGTGAAAGACAATGGGGGACGGTGCGAGAAGATTATAGTGATGATGGCAATGCGTGGGATTATTTTTCTCACGATCAAGCGCGATCACGGGCCTATCGTTGGGGAGAAGATGGACTAGGAGGTATTAGTGACGATCATCAAATTCTGTGTTTTGCCTTAGCCTTATGGAATGGCAATGATCAGATTCTGAAAGAACGGTTATTTGGGTTAACAAATAGTGAAGGAAATCATGGGGAAGATGTCAAAGAATATTACTTTTATCTCGATAGTACCCCGACTCATTCTTACATGAAGTATCTCTACAAATATCCTCAAGCAGAGTATCCTTATGAAGATTTAGTCAAAACTAATCAACAAAGGAGTCGGGATGAATTAGAGTATGAATTGCTTGATACAGGCATTTTTGATGATGACCGTTATTTTGATGTTTTTGTGGAATATGCAAAAGCAGATACTGAAGATATTTTAATTAAAATTAGTGTGGCTAATCGGGGGCCAGAAACAGCAAACATTGATGTATTGCCTACTTTGTGGTTTCGTAATACTTGGTCTTGGGCCGATGGAGGAGTAAAACCCATTATTCAAAAAGTGGGAAACAGTGCGATCCATGCTCATCATACCGATCCATTGTTCCAAGAACTTCTAACAGACTATTATCTTTATTGTGACCGAACCGTTCCCCTATTATTCACCGAGAACGAAACCAATAATGCCCGTCTGTTTGGTGCGCCTAATCCTAGTTACTACGTGAAAGATGGTATCAACAACTATGTCGTTAATGGACAACGAGACGGGGTAAATCCCAGTCAAACAGGGACTAAATGCTCTCCCCATTATCACTTAACCGTAGAAGCCGGAGCAACGGAAGTGATCTCTTTACGTCTCACGAAAACTGCCCCTAGTGAAATAGACGATCCTTTTGCCACCTTTGAAAGCACATTTGGGACCCGTTTACAAGAAGCGGATACCTTTTATGATTCAGTGATCCCTCCGTCCATCAAATCCGACAGCGATGCAGTCGCATCCCCGCAGCGAGACCGTATTAATGTGATGCGTCAGGCCTTAGGGGGGATGTTGTGGACGAAACAATATTTCTACTATGATGTCGATAAATGGCTAGAAGAACATAATATCAATCCGTTATTGGGATCAGAACAACGAAGCCAAATCCGCAACGGTGAATGGTTCCATATGTACAGCGACGACATTATTTCCATGCCCGACAAATGGGAATATCCTTGGTTTGCCGCTTGGGATCTCGCCTTTCATATGTTGCCCTTGGGCATCGTTGACTCAGACTTTGCCAAAGAACAGTTAGACTTGATGTTGCGGAACGACTATATACACCCCAATGGTCAAATTCCCGCCTATGAGTGGAACTTTAGCGATGTTAACCCCCCCGTTCATGCCTTTGCCACCATGCAAATTTATTTAATGGACAAGGCCCGTAATGGAGGTAAAGGGGATCTGGACTTTCTCAAATATGCCTTCTCAAAATTGCTGATTAACTTTACTTGGTGGGTGAACCGCAAAGACAGCGACGGTAACAACGCCTTTGAAGGGGGCTTTTTAGGACTCGATAATATTGGGGTCTTTGATCGTAGCTCTCCCTTACCCACAGGAGGCTCTTTAGAACAGGCAGATGGAACCGCATGGATGGTCTTTTTTAGTCAACAGATGTTACGCATTGCCGTAGAACTTGCCCTCCACGATCCTCTGTATGAAGAATTTGTCAGTAAGTTCTTTGAGCATACCATGTGGATCGCCGGGGCCATGGATCGCCGGGGAGACAATAAAGACGAAATGTGGGACGAAGAAGACGGGTTCTTCTATGATGTTTTGAAGTTGCCCGATGGAACAGCCATGCGCCTGAAAGTGCGATCGCTGGTAGGACTCTTACCTCTTGCTGCTGTGGCCATTTTTGACGCAGATGATATCGCCAAATTACCTCACTTCTACAAGCGGGCTGAAGCTTTTTGGACTCGTCATTTTGATCTGATCGAGAATATACACCTTCCCATTAAACAAGGGGCCGCCGGTCGCTATATGCTGTCAGTGTTCACTGAGGAGAAACTGCGTAAAGTGTTGGCACGAATGCTCGATGAAAACGAGTTTTTCAGTCCCTATGGCATTCGTTCTCTTTCTCGTTATCATGAGGATCATCCCTTTATCTTTCACCATGCAGGAGAAGAATTTCGAGTCGATTATCTACCAGGAGACTCGAATACAGGAATGTTTGGGGGTAATTCCAACTGGCGTGGCCCGGTGTGGATGCCTGTTAATATGTTATTCGTGACAGCATTACAGCGACTCTATACCTTTTATGGTGATGGCTTCAAGGTAGAATGTCCCACAGGATCAGGACAGTACATGAACTTATTGGAAGTGTCCCTGGAACTGAGTGAACGACTGACTCGCCTTTTCTTAAAGGATAGCAATGGCAACCGTCCCGTTTACGGGTCTGCGGAAAAATTCCAAAAAGACCCCCACTGGCGCGATCTAGTGCTGTTTTATGAGTATTTTCATGGAGATAATGGGGCTGGCATTGGGGCGAGTCACCAAACGGGTTGGACGGGGTGTGTGGCTTCCCTAATCCAAAGATCGGGCATTTTAACCCCTGATGTGGTGAAGGAACTCCTAGGGAGTTCGGATATTGAACTCGATGCCATTCGCAAGTTCCAAGGACAATAA
- a CDS encoding alpha-amylase family glycosyl hydrolase, with protein MPNNLHPSLYQINTRVWLNQLSRQLGRQATLDDIPDRELDRLANLGFDWVYFLSIWQTGEMARQVSRTNPQWLAEYQELLPDLHEDDICGSGFAITGYTLNANLGEPESLIRLGDRLHQRGLKLMLDFVPNHTAPDHDWVHTFPDYYIPGDETLLNEQPQNYIKIDSPQGSRIFAYGRDPYFDGWPDTLQLNYGNSDLQTALINELLTIGQWCDGLRCDMAMLMLPEIFERTWGIATEPFWPKAIPQVRQQNPDFIFMAEVYWDLEWTLQQQGFDYTYDKRLYDHLRDQSPRPVREHFWADLDYQSKSARFLENHDEPRAAGTFDPAVHQAAAVLTHFCPGLRFFHQGQLEGWTQKISVHLGRGPQQPNHHDLQGFYRQLLEGLRLNAVREGKWQLLQCQPAWEDNWTWDCFIAYGWQENQGERVIIVVNYAANQSQCSLGLPWSDLAGQRVQFQDMMSPTCYEVDRDNLLYLDFSPWQYQVLKLV; from the coding sequence ATGCCTAATAATCTTCATCCTTCTCTCTATCAGATCAATACTCGTGTCTGGCTAAATCAACTCTCTCGTCAACTCGGCCGTCAAGCTACCTTAGATGACATCCCAGATAGAGAACTCGATCGCCTCGCTAATTTAGGGTTTGATTGGGTTTATTTTCTCAGTATCTGGCAAACAGGAGAAATGGCCCGTCAAGTCTCTCGCACTAACCCCCAATGGTTGGCTGAATATCAAGAACTTTTACCCGACTTACACGAAGATGATATCTGTGGGTCAGGGTTTGCCATTACAGGTTATACCTTAAATGCCAATTTGGGGGAACCGGAGTCATTAATTCGTCTGGGCGATCGCCTACATCAACGGGGCCTCAAGTTGATGTTAGATTTTGTTCCTAACCATACAGCCCCCGATCATGATTGGGTTCACACTTTTCCTGATTATTATATTCCTGGTGACGAAACCTTACTCAATGAACAACCCCAAAATTATATTAAGATAGACTCTCCCCAAGGGTCGAGAATTTTTGCTTATGGTCGTGATCCCTATTTTGATGGTTGGCCAGACACCCTACAACTTAATTATGGCAATTCAGACCTGCAAACTGCCCTGATCAATGAATTATTAACCATTGGTCAATGGTGTGATGGGTTACGCTGTGACATGGCCATGTTAATGTTACCCGAAATTTTTGAGCGGACTTGGGGTATTGCCACCGAACCCTTTTGGCCCAAAGCGATCCCCCAGGTACGGCAACAAAATCCTGATTTTATCTTCATGGCCGAGGTTTACTGGGATCTAGAATGGACATTGCAGCAACAAGGCTTTGATTATACCTACGATAAACGATTGTATGATCACCTGAGAGATCAGTCTCCTCGTCCCGTTCGAGAACATTTTTGGGCCGATCTTGATTATCAGAGTAAATCCGCCCGTTTTTTGGAAAATCATGATGAACCTAGGGCCGCAGGAACCTTTGATCCGGCTGTTCATCAAGCGGCGGCAGTTTTAACCCATTTTTGTCCAGGGTTGCGTTTTTTCCACCAGGGACAGTTAGAGGGATGGACTCAGAAAATATCGGTTCACCTGGGACGAGGACCCCAACAACCCAATCATCACGACTTACAAGGGTTTTACCGCCAACTTCTCGAAGGGTTGCGTTTAAATGCGGTTCGGGAGGGAAAATGGCAATTATTGCAATGTCAACCGGCCTGGGAAGATAATTGGACTTGGGATTGTTTTATTGCCTATGGTTGGCAAGAAAATCAGGGCGAACGAGTGATTATTGTGGTCAATTATGCCGCAAATCAAAGTCAATGTTCTCTAGGCCTTCCTTGGTCAGATTTAGCGGGCCAAAGGGTACAATTTCAGGACATGATGAGTCCTACTTGTTACGAAGTTGATAGGGATAATTTACTTTATCTGGATTTTTCTCCCTGGCAATATCAGGTACTGAAATTGGTTTAA